A segment of the Mastacembelus armatus chromosome 7, fMasArm1.2, whole genome shotgun sequence genome:
tccaccttccgtttgaggatgccccacagatgtttaggtctggagacatgcttggccagtccatcacctttacctcagcttctttagcaaggctgtggtcatcttggaggtgtgtttggggtcgttatgctggaatactgccctgtggcccagtctccgaagggaggggatcatgctctgcttcagtatgtcacagtacatgttggcattcatggttccttCAATGAgctgtagctccccagtgccggcagcacccatgcagccccagaccatgacactcccaccaccattcttgactgtaggcaagacacactgttctttgtactcctcacctggttgtcgccagacacgcttgacaccatctgaaccaaataagtttatcttggtctcatcagaccacaggacacggttccagtaatccatgtccttaggctgcttgtcttcagcaaactgtttgcaggCTTTctttgtgcatcatctttagaagaggcttccttctgggatgacagccatgcagaccaatttgatgcagtgtgcggcgtatggtctgagcactgacaggctgaccccccaccccttgaacctctgcagcaatgctggtAGCATatgtctatttcccaaagacaacctctggatatgacgctgagcacgtgcactcaacgtctttggtcgaccatgggaggcctgttctgagtggaacctatcctgttaaaccgctgtatggtcttggccaccgtgctgcagctcagtttctgggtcttggcaatcttcttatagcctaggcaATCTTTATGTacagcaacaattctttttttcagatcctctgagagttctttgccatgatgtgccatgttgaacttccagtatgagagactgagagcaacaacaccaaatttaacacacctgctccccattcacaactgagaccttgtaacactaacaagtcacatgacaccagggagggaaaatggctaattgggcccaatttggacgttttcacttaggggtgtactcacttttgtttggtacaccctggacaggaaTGTGATTTTCACTTTCCTATAAATCCTTTATAACTCAGACCTGAATCCTACACCTGGCACGTCTGTTTCTATTTCCCTTATTAGTGCCCCATATATACTGGcctgttttcttctgtcctctgtcaGATTGCCCATCATGCTTCTGTAGTCATAGCGTTCCAGCCATACCTGCCAGTTCcaattttccctgtgtttttgcctgttttggATTTTCTGCTCAACTTTGCATGAACTACTGGACTTTGTGTCTGCCCACTGCGCTAGATTAGACTAATGTCTATGTCTGGACCCTCTGTTTGCCCACGTATGATCACTAAATTTGGTTGGCTGTCAGTCTACATGATGATGGGCTAACAGGCAGATAAAAGCATTGTAACTATCTCTAGAGATTATTGAAATTTTGGCTAAGCACTGTAGAGACTGTCATACTGTGTAAGTAGGTGAAGATTAAATTGCTGCACGCTTTGGTCAAATAGGTTTTAGGTTCAAAATGGAACAAAATCAACCATAGTAAAATCTGTGCTGTTATATCTTTTCTATTTAACCATACCTACCAAATAACCCACAAATGTCAGGTATGCTATGGAGAGGAACGCTGCCAGCACATACAGCCACACACTGTCAAGTGCAGTCACATACACGATGACAAAATACATGTTGATGGCACACACAACCAAGATCACCAGTCCTCCTCCAACCTTAAATACCCTGCAGAAAGAATacaacaaatatgtttaaagtaaatatGTTGAAATCAGTGGGGAAGAATTGCTTTTGTGTCTTTTGGTGAAATTAAGCTTACAGTCCATTGGCATACTCAGTCATGAGGGAAGGCAAACTGGTGAAAGTGAGGATGGGAATGAGGGCGAATGGGAGCTGCAAGAGACGAAGCAGAATAAATATGTGATATATTACAATTTAGCAATGGCACTGCTTTATCCTCTGCAGCGGCAACCTCTTCGTCACTGGTTTCTGGTGGCAATACTGTCCACTAGTCTGTAGAATAGTGAGCACTGATAAAAATATTAGTAATATGATGAAACAGATTCTTACTAATTTTCCATATTTTTGTGCACACAGTGCAAAAGATTTAGACATGTTAGATGTTTACAGTAGATTCTTATCCACCATTTAACACCATCCTCCATCCTGACAACAAGCTAAACCATCCAATCAGAGGCAAATGTTCAGAGAGCAGAAGAACAAGGTCTGCATCAGATGGAGAGACTCCGTCACAGAGTCCTGATCTCAGCATCATGGAGTCAGTGTGGGATCACTGGACATTTAACAGCTTTCCTTTGCTAATTACTCATAGGGTTGGAGTTCAAAAGCCTTTCATAAGAAACCAAATAGTTTCAAAGCCTCTATTAAAAGGCTACTACATTGATTTTGTATTCCACACAAAGTTGTGgaatttgaaggaaaaaaatggtCAAAGCTGATACATAAAACATCCTAATTTTGGTCAAGCTCCAAAATGCTGgttcctacatttcccacaatgtaACTCTAGCACCTTTTACTGGGATTGCAGACATTGTACtagaataaacatttttcacattccACACCCTTAGTTTGTAACCAAGACAATgtattcattaattcattagtTTACAAGCCAAAGCTGAAGTAAACCCTGTTGACACATGTAGGGGTTATTGTCTcatatataacatatacaaGCTTGTTTTCAGATGCTGAGCAATATTAACCATGATGAGTAAACTTAACTTCATCTGTAAAACTGGTGGTGCATTGCCTTAAATTTGCTTTAGGGGTTTAGCATTCTTAGGTAGCTAAattctaaaataatatttaaacacTAAAATTCAAAGGTTGACTTTGTAAGAGTTAATAGTCTTGTGCCAGATAGCTGTTCAAGCCTTGactaataaacaacaaagagaaaaaacaaaaaaaatgagaaagtaAGGTTGGTCAATCAGATTATTTTACAAACTTGGAACTGGATCCAAAATGAAGGTGGTTATTGAGACCTATTCCTACTTTCCAAGAAATTGCCGTGAAATGAAGGATAATACACCagcaagacaaaaaaagcaaacGTGGAAAGGTGTCAGTGAATGCTTGGACGAAGCTGCCAGTGAACCAGTTTCGTCCCCTGGCTGACCTGCATGCTCTGCAGCACGTTGAGAAAGTCGTTCATGCCTGTCAGGTGCTGCATGTCCTGGAAGATGGCCACCAGCAGGGTGGGCGCGATGGCCAGAGTGCGGGTCAGCAACACCCGAGCAAAACGTGACCAGCGTAGATTCAAGAAACCCTGAAAGCAAGAGATCATCCTGTGACATTTACAAGTGTCTGTTTTTCATGACTTTATTTCAGCAAAGCAAATAGTGTGCTGCAGTATCAAATTAGCTTGCTTAAACAAAATGAGCTAAGATTTGATGTAAAGCTAAGAAGACAGTCCACAACTGAAGCATAAATCAAATATGGGAGAAAATATCTGATGTCAATGTAAAAGGCAGGGCTTAAATATTCACtgttcatgctgtgtgtgtgtgtgtgtgtgtgtgtgtgtgtgtgtgtgcgcgtgcgcaCTAACCTCCATGACAAACTGGCCGGAATACGTTCCAGTCATAGTGGAGCTTTGACCAGCTGCAAGGATACCCACAGCCCAGATGTACAGTGCTGCTGGGCCAAAGAAACAGCCCAGCACCACTCCCTGCCACAGACAAACGGTCAACAAAGTCGAGGAGACAAATTCAGCTGTCATGCTTACATATACCAGAAGAAAACAGCTGTAGCCCCAGGGTGATTGAATCGAAAGAATAAAACGGATAATGAAAAAATTAGCACCCTAAAACTTGTAATTAAAGCTGcttaaatcaatatttaaatttagaaactatttcattttaaaacgaGTCGCTTGACAAAACCACAGAGAATTGTGGTTCTGCATCAACAGTGCTTTGATACTGTACATAACTGAGTTTAGTCATGTGACAAGttcaaaaaatgtaaacaaactgcAACTTGCAGgataaatatttaacaaaaagcACAGCTAACATTTCTTGAAAAAGATCATTTAAACAGTACATGGGCAAATTTTtggtttacaaaataaaatgtcagaaattcAGAGGAAAAGCAGACCTTTTGAGCAATGCtcttaaaaatacttttatttcgCAGTGAAACAAATTCTACCACAAATGGGAGTCCTTTGTAACTGCATGTTTCAAAAACCTCATTAATTCCAGTTTCTCCTTCACTCTGTCCATGAAGATCAGTCCAACTATCATGTGTGTTAGTCAACTTTCCagtaaaaatatgtaatttcagtttgttgttcCAATTCTGATCTTATTATGCCTGTCTTTAAAGTGCAAAACTATTTAGCTAGAATTAGTACCTgctaaaatgtattaaattaaCCCTGCTCAATATGCAAAACTGTGCCACAGAAAGGAACCTAGTGTACCCTTAGATCATAAAGCTGTGGTATCAGTAGCAGGTAAACACATACCCCCTTGTAGATGTCCACCTGCAGTGTTTCATTGTTCAGAGGGAAGAGACTTGAATGAGGACTACCTGTTTGATTGCAGACATTGtactagaataaaaaaaataaaaaaaataaaaaaaaacatctatagCACATTTTTGAAATTCCAAAAGATGGCTTGAAATCTTCCCCTTATTTGATTATGAAAGAGGCTGCAGAGCTACTCACCACCTCTATGTTTGTACGTTTGTAGAAAGCCTCAGCAAAAACAGCTACTACAAACACATTGATGAGGAAAGACACAAACAGTGCGATGGTTGATTCaatgaagaaatatttattGGCTTCTTTAACTTCTTTCTTGTTTGAACGATCCACTTCTCGAGACTGAGGGAAGATTTGCACACTTAATGATTAACATAACCAGTCAATACAGTTTCATACAGCTATTTAAAAAGACAATGCTTCAAAGATAAAGTCAGTGACTGCACCTTGACAAGAGCGGAGTGGAGGTAAATGTTGTGTGGCATGATGACAGCTCCTACGATCCCAACAGCCTGGCCCAGTTGAACAGGCCCGCAGTCTTTGCAGAATGGCACAAACATCCCCATCAACAGCTGGCCTTGGTCTGGTCTCACCGTCATATACTGAGAGGGAGCAGAGAGTGACTGCATATCCTTATAAAACATGTGGAAACATTTAGAATATGGAGAGAAGGAATCGCTGGTGACACAAAGTGAGTTTGGAATTCAACTATCTTCAACCACGTTTGTCTGACAACGCCGTTACTACATTTAAtgaaatgattccatctttatctacatctatgccatgtgccaacacagtggagggcagctgcatCAATCCTATTTTCTACCAAGTTGATTatcttgttgacagtgctgcagcctcttgatactgtggctcctctgaaaaagaaggtAGTAAATCAGAGGAGACTaactccatggtacagttcacacatccgtaccttaaagcaggcattgtgaaagctggaaaggaagtggtgttccacaaacttagaagAATTTTacctagcctggaaaaactaataacaacaacataaaaaaatctctctataaagccagaactgtatactattcatcactaacagAGGAAAATGAGAACAATCCcaagtttcttttcagcactgtagccaggctgacaaaaagtcacagctctgttgagcccagtgttcccttagctctcagcaacGACGACTTTAtaagtttctttacaaataaaatcataactactAGAGATAAGATTCATAACATGCTTCATACAGCTGCCACAGCTGAATCTTCTActtacagtagctcttgaatcatctgttaGACCTCAGTAATGTTTAGACTGCTTTTTCCCCATAGAGCTCTCGGAACTAACGTCAGAGctgcttcatcgaaatcatcaacgtgcctcttagaccccatcccgaccagactgctcaaagacaccctgccattaatcgaCTCATCGTTACTGGACCTGGACAGTTTATCTCTAGTAACAGGCTACAGACCTCAGGCTTTTGAGATTGCAGAAATCAAACCATTAcacaaaaagcctagtcttgataTAGGAGATCTGGGTAAATAtccaatatccaacctaccctttatttctaaaatcattgaaaaagccTTTGCCAAGCAGCTATGTGAACACTTAGACAGGAATTAACTATTTatagattttcaatcaggatttaccTTGACCTGCTAcatcttagtgctgcatttgacactaacgaccacagcatcttattacagagaatgGACAATGTGATAGGGATTTtaaggaacagcattaaaatggttccaatcttatttatcagacagattccaattcTTCATCTTCATGATCAatcttccacacacacacaaaagtcagttatggaattccacaaggttctgtgctaggactgattctctCCACCTTATACCACATTGTATATACTTCCCTTAGGTAATGTTATTAGGAAACACAGTAATAATTACCATTGCTATACAGATGACAGACAGTCATCTATTTATGAAACTGGAcgacacaaaccagttagccagacttcaagcatgtcttatggacataaaggcctggatgactagtaactttctacttttaaattcagagcaaacagaagttactgtatttggacctcagaaataacttatctaacaatatagctatTTTAGATGCCATAGCATTGGCCTCCAGCACTGTCAAAACCCTTGTAGTTATTTTGGACCAAGACTATGTACTTTAATTCACAcaaactgccttctttcatttgcgcaatattgccaaaattagtaACATCCTGTCAcaaaaagatgcagaaaaactagtccatgcatttgttacttcaaggctagattactataactcattactatctggatgtaTCAGTAActtcataaaaagcctccagttaatccacaATGCTGCAGacagagttctgacaggaactaacaGGAGAGATCCTATTTCTCTCATATTAGCTTCTTTTTATTGTCTGCCTggaaaatccagaatagaatttaaaatccttctcctcacgaGCAAagcccttcatgatcaagcttaTGCacaccttaaagacctcatagtaccatatcatcctCATAGAGCACTTCCTCTAGATGTCAATGGGAGGCAGAGCATTTAACTATCAGGCtccctctcctgtggaaccatcacccagtctgggttcaggaggcagacaccctctacacttttaaggttagatttaaaactttcctttttgacaaagcttatagttagggctggctcatgtgaccctgaaccatcccttagttatgctgctataggcctagactgcctgaggactctccatcggtgATGTAATGTGATATGTGCTCTGATCTGATCTCCTCCCCTCGCATCTCCtaccctcccctcccctcctcttcccaTGCCGTGTCTAGCCCTGCCCTGCCCTCCTCTCcgctccccctcctctcctccacacagatatgcagatatgttaaatgttttaatatatgttaaatgtttgtaCCTCATATCCAAAGGTAATGGTCATAATAGCAATCAGCAAACCAAAAAAGGCTTCAAGCTTCCTCAGacctgcagaaaaagaaaggggatgctttatttattgttgttacaGAAAGTACATTATTTTGCTGCAATTTCACAATGATCTTTGTAATACAGCTTACCATACTTGTCcaagaagagaaagacaaaggtgTCGATGATGGTGATGAGAACACCACCCCACAATGGGATCCTTTGTATAAACAAAAGCACATACAGTGGAAATAATCAATACTAAAAAGTGTTGTCATCAAGCCATTTTAAAGGACTCATCAAACTTTTAACTTCATCCCAACAGTCATTATATTGATGTCTGAGTCTGTTTATACCACCTGCCAGATGAGAGGAGGCTGAAAGCAATGGCGCA
Coding sequences within it:
- the LOC113145665 gene encoding natural resistance-associated macrophage protein 2-like isoform X2 codes for the protein MFSFLRSVRDTSRENIHISSLPPSVFTDQEPEQIGKQAGDFVEEKAVIRTTHTHSVSPPSVFLQKENDESISGAYFEQKVPVPKEDNERGISLRKLWAFTGPGFLMSIAYLDPGNIESDLQSGAKADFKLLWVLLGATVIGLLLQRLAARLGVVTGMHLAEVCNRQYHTVPRIILWLMVEVAIIGSDMQEVIGCAIAFSLLSSGRIPLWGGVLITIIDTFVFLFLDKYGLRKLEAFFGLLIAIMTITFGYEYMTVRPDQGQLLMGMFVPFCKDCGPVQLGQAVGIVGAVIMPHNIYLHSALVKSREVDRSNKKEVKEANKYFFIESTIALFVSFLINVFVVAVFAEAFYKRTNIEVYNVCNQTGSPHSSLFPLNNETLQVDIYKGGVVLGCFFGPAALYIWAVGILAAGQSSTMTGTYSGQFVMEGFLNLRWSRFARVLLTRTLAIAPTLLVAIFQDMQHLTGMNDFLNVLQSMQLPFALIPILTFTSLPSLMTEYANGLVFKVGGGLVILVVCAINMYFVIVYVTALDSVWLYVLAAFLSIAYLTFVGYLVWLCLIALGVSCLEPATGRGNDKTILIEQQPEFDS
- the LOC113145665 gene encoding natural resistance-associated macrophage protein 2-like isoform X1, yielding MFSFLRSVRDTSRENIHISSLPPSVFTDQEPEQIGKQGDFVEEKAVIRTTHTHSVSPPSVFLQKENDESISGAYFEQKVPVPKEDNERGISLRKLWAFTGPGFLMSIAYLDPGNIESDLQSGAKADFKGCLGEIGAAPSTDVQPRARGVLSLSEENAPSSNTCPLLWVLLGATVIGLLLQRLAARLGVVTGMHLAEVCNRQYHTVPRIILWLMVEVAIIGSDMQEVIGCAIAFSLLSSGRIPLWGGVLITIIDTFVFLFLDKYGLRKLEAFFGLLIAIMTITFGYEYMTVRPDQGQLLMGMFVPFCKDCGPVQLGQAVGIVGAVIMPHNIYLHSALVKSREVDRSNKKEVKEANKYFFIESTIALFVSFLINVFVVAVFAEAFYKRTNIEVYNVCNQTGSPHSSLFPLNNETLQVDIYKGGVVLGCFFGPAALYIWAVGILAAGQSSTMTGTYSGQFVMEGFLNLRWSRFARVLLTRTLAIAPTLLVAIFQDMQHLTGMNDFLNVLQSMQLPFALIPILTFTSLPSLMTEYANGLVFKVGGGLVILVVCAINMYFVIVYVTALDSVWLYVLAAFLSIAYLTFVGYLVWLCLIALGVSCLEPATGRGNDKTILIEQQPEFDS
- the LOC113145665 gene encoding natural resistance-associated macrophage protein 2-like isoform X5, yielding MFSFLRSVRDTSRENIHISSLPPSVFTDQEPEQIGKQAGDFVEEKAVIRTTHTHSVSPPSVFLQKENDESISGAYFEQKVPVPKEDNERGISLRKLWAFTGPGFLMSIAYLDPGNIESDLQSGAKADFKGCLGEIGAAPSTDVQPRARGVLSLSEENAPSSNTCPLLWVLLGATVIGLLLQRLAARLGVVTGMHLAEVCNRQYHTVPRIILWLMVEVAIIGSDMQEVIGCAIAFSLLSSGRIPLWGGVLITIIDTFVFLFLDKYGLRKLEAFFGLLIAIMTITFGYEYMTVRPDQGQLLMGMFVPFCKDCGPVQLGQAVGIVGAVIMPHNIYLHSALVKSREVDRSNKKEVKEANKYFFIESTIALFVSFLINVFVVAVFAEAFYKRTNIEVYNVCNQTGSPHSSLFPLNNETLQVDIYKGGVVLGCFFGPAALYIWAVGILAAGQSSTMTGTYSGQFVMEGFLNLRWSRFARVLLTRTLAIAPTLLVAIFQDMQHLTGMNDFLNVLQSMQLPFALIPILTFTSLPSLMTEYANGLVFKVGGGLVILVVCAINMYFVIVYVTALDSVWLYVLAAFLSIAYLTFVGYLVWLCLIALGVSCLEPATGRGNDKTILIEQQPEFDS
- the LOC113145665 gene encoding natural resistance-associated macrophage protein 2-like isoform X3, yielding MFSFLRSVRDTSRENIHISSLPPSVFTDQEPEQIGKQGDFVEEKAVIRTTHTHSVSPPSVFLQKENDESISGAYFEQKVPVPKEDNERGISLRKLWAFTGPGFLMSIAYLDPGNIESDLQSGAKADFKLLWVLLGATVIGLLLQRLAARLGVVTGMHLAEVCNRQYHTVPRIILWLMVEVAIIGSDMQEVIGCAIAFSLLSSGRIPLWGGVLITIIDTFVFLFLDKYGLRKLEAFFGLLIAIMTITFGYEYMTVRPDQGQLLMGMFVPFCKDCGPVQLGQAVGIVGAVIMPHNIYLHSALVKSREVDRSNKKEVKEANKYFFIESTIALFVSFLINVFVVAVFAEAFYKRTNIEVYNVCNQTGSPHSSLFPLNNETLQVDIYKGGVVLGCFFGPAALYIWAVGILAAGQSSTMTGTYSGQFVMEGFLNLRWSRFARVLLTRTLAIAPTLLVAIFQDMQHLTGMNDFLNVLQSMQLPFALIPILTFTSLPSLMTEYANGLVFKVGGGLVILVVCAINMYFVIVYVTALDSVWLYVLAAFLSIAYLTFVGYLVWLCLIALGVSCLEPATGRGNDKTILIEQQPEFDS
- the LOC113145665 gene encoding natural resistance-associated macrophage protein 2-like isoform X4, which produces MFSFLRSVRDTSRENIHISSLPPSVFTDQEPEQIGKQAGDFVEEKAVIRTTHTHSVSPPSVFLQKENDESISGAYFEQKVPVPKEDNERGISLRKLWAFTGPGFLMSIAYLDPGNIESDLQSGAKADFKVPRIILWLMVEVAIIGSDMQEVIGCAIAFSLLSSGRIPLWGGVLITIIDTFVFLFLDKYGLRKLEAFFGLLIAIMTITFGYEYMTVRPDQGQLLMGMFVPFCKDCGPVQLGQAVGIVGAVIMPHNIYLHSALVKSREVDRSNKKEVKEANKYFFIESTIALFVSFLINVFVVAVFAEAFYKRTNIEVYNVCNQTGSPHSSLFPLNNETLQVDIYKGGVVLGCFFGPAALYIWAVGILAAGQSSTMTGTYSGQFVMEGFLNLRWSRFARVLLTRTLAIAPTLLVAIFQDMQHLTGMNDFLNVLQSMQLPFALIPILTFTSLPSLMTEYANGLVFKVGGGLVILVVCAINMYFVIVYVTALDSVWLYVLAAFLSIAYLTFVGYLVWLCLIALGVSCLEPATGRGNDKTILIEQQPEFDS